One genomic segment of Styela clava chromosome 3, kaStyClav1.hap1.2, whole genome shotgun sequence includes these proteins:
- the LOC144420770 gene encoding uncharacterized protein LOC144420770, with translation MADKSKWAGKNLSYMTPQMMHAMKMSQTQSQNTYKKQWNTEIKGKGRAGVETIESERAKKMTAEQSLLKYHKDFEQSKSKGYTATTETPELERIRRLQTSRDVRSQIVVLSFITDHFFKPSLFCYFLTLIFADYDHRYSRDATSTES, from the exons ATGGCTGACAAAAGCAAATGGGCTGGAAAGAATCTTTCATACATGACACCACAGATGATGCATGCAATGAAGATGTCACAGACGCAGAGCCAG AATACGTACAAAAAACAATGGAACACAGAAATCAAAGGAAAGGGAAGAGCTGGAGTCGAGACGATTGAATCAGAACGCGCGAAAAAAATGACGGCGGAGCAAAGTTTG ctGAAATATCACAAAGATTTCGAACAATCAAAATCGAAAGGATACACAGCGACAACGGAAACACCGGAATTGGAGAGAATTCGTCGTTTGCAAACCTCCAGAGACGTAAGAAGTCAAATTGTCGTGTTATCGTTTATAACTGACCACTTCTTCAAACCTTCTTTATTCTGTTATTTCTTGACTCTCATCTTCGCTGATTATGATCATCGGTATAGCCGGGATGCAACATCAACGGAATCTTAA